The following proteins come from a genomic window of Rutidosis leptorrhynchoides isolate AG116_Rl617_1_P2 chromosome 10, CSIRO_AGI_Rlap_v1, whole genome shotgun sequence:
- the LOC139871892 gene encoding uncharacterized protein produces the protein MDLNAPPSPEEDNSIRVDTLTYQYAGQERVTGFETMDQPQERRNGGSKRRYVEVDPTHMSQQSKRSHGFQSVSNGSYDRYSLPPGWLDCPPYGDAVSFIIPSKVPLGESFNDKITPDKRYSPQQVIRQQRRLGRDIGLVIDLTNTNRYYQESDWTREGIKYVKIRCAGRDAVPDNESVEKFILEVDRFSSRYAHLNKYILVHCTHGHNRTGYMIVHFLIRTESVSVKEAIDRFYEARPPGIYKQDYIEDLYNTFGEQMPTTFVCPRTPEWKKTPDHDDDVTAGLQDNDVQASEMTNDDILGDVVPHNQIESMRQFCYQVLKPRVRGRGKPQFPGSHPVSLNRDKLQLLRQKYYYATWKADGTRYMMLITWNGCYLIDRNFNFRSVQLRFPCGNINEGAAGNTHNYTLLDGEMIIDTDPSTHRQERRYLIYDLIAINKTSLVERPFSDRWMILENQVIKPRNKEREVLFKTRNPYYRYDLEPFRVRRKDFYLLSAVPKLLKEFIPRLSHESDGLIFQGWEDEYVPHTHEGLLKWKYPEMNSVDFRFEVGNNNCHILWLNERGRPKKMDDCRVVFRNPSIDIYSLSGKIIECSFDPEENVWVYMRMRPDKSNPNEFITFKKVKRSIKDNITEEVVLNEIQDIIRLPMYVDRIKNDCKTFEKNGRRK, from the exons ATGGACTTGAATGCTCCTCCTTCACCAGAGGAAGACAACTCAATACGTGTGGATACTTTAACGTATCAGTACGCTGGACAAGAGAGAGTGACAGGCTTTGAGACCATGGACCAA CCCCAGGAAAGGAGAAATGGTGGATCTAAAAGAAGATATGTGGAAGTGGACCCTACACATATGTCCCAGCAGTCTAAGCGTAGTCATGGATTCCAGAGTGTAAGCAACGGATCTTATGACCGATATAGCCTTCCTCCCG GTTGGTTGGACTGCCCTCCATATGGGGATGCGGTAAGCTTCATTATCCCATCAAAAGTCCCTCTTGGAGAGTCTTTCAATGACAAAATTACCCCTGATAAAAGATATTCCCCTCAACAAGTGATTCGTCAACAAAGACGTTTAGGGAGAGAT ATAGGTTTAGTAATAGATCTAACAAACACTAATCGGTACTATCAAGAGTCAGATTGGACGAGAGAAGGTATCAAATATGTTAAG ATTAGGTGTGCAGGAAGGGATGCAGTGCCCGATAACGAGTCCGTAGAAAAATTTATTCTAGAG GTTGATCGTTTCAGCTCCCGATATGCTCATTTAAATAAGTATATCCTGGTCCATTGTACACATGGCCATAATCGGACGGGGTATATGATTGTTCATTTTCTTATACGGACAGAATCAGTTTCCGTCAAAGAG GCGATAGATAGATTTTATGAAGCACGTCCTCCGGGAATTTACAAACAAGATTATATTGAGGATCTATACAATACTTTTGGTGAACAAATGCCTACAACCTTTGTTTGCCCGCGAACTCCAGAATGGAAGAAGACAcctgatcatgatgatgatgtcaCTGCGGGTTTGCAG GACAATGATGTGCAAGCAAGTGAGATGACAAATGATGATATATTAGGAGATGTTGTGCCCCATAATCAGATAGAGTCAATGAGGCAGTTCTGCTATCAAGTTCTTAAGCCGAGGGTACGG GGACGAGGAAAACCACAATTCCCTGGATCACACCCTGTTTCTCTTAACAG GGACAAGTTACAACTCTTGAGGCAGAAGTATTATTATGCCACATGGAAAGCTGATGGAACACGATATATGATGTTAATTACGTGGAATGGGTGTTATTTGATTGATAGAAATTTCAACTTTCGAAGTGTTCAGTTGCGGTTTCCATGTGGAAACATTAATGAG gGTGCAGCCGGAAATACTCATAACTACACCTTACTTGATggagaaatgataattgatactgaCCCGAGCACCCACAGGCAGGAAAGAAGATATCTTATTTATGATTTGATAGCAATCAACAAAACATCACTTGTAGAG CGTCCTTTTAGTGACAGATGGATGATACTTGAGAATCAAGTTATCAAACCTCGGAACAAAGAACGAGAAGTTTTGTTCAAGACTAGAAATCCGTACTATCGATATGACTTAGAACCATTTAGG GTGCGAAGGAAAGACTTTTACCTACTCTCTGCTGTACCTAAGCTTTTAAAGGAGTTCATTCCACGTCTTTCACATGAATCCGATGGTCTCATATTCCAG GGCTGGGAGGATGAATATGTGCCTCACACACATGAAGGTCTCTTGAAGTGGAAGTATCCTGAAATGAACTCGGTTGATTTTCGCTTTGAG GTGGGAAACAATAATTGTCATATTCTTTGGTTGAATGAGCGTGGGAGACCCAAGAAAATGGATGACTGTCGCGTTGTATTTCGAA ATCCTTCAATAGATATATATTCATTATCTGGGAAGATTATTGAGTGTTCATTTGATCCCGAGGAAAATGTTTGGGTATATATG